Proteins from a genomic interval of Channa argus isolate prfri chromosome 11, Channa argus male v1.0, whole genome shotgun sequence:
- the glt1d1 gene encoding glycosyltransferase 1 domain-containing protein 1 isoform X2 codes for MKLLFLACLSPRSGNQTTAKRIRSHIESAGHTCDLRDAAEYQSPAEVANLVAQNPPYDAALAIHLFRAGRLLLDIQLPFGVIFGGTDINEDVKVEQKRVVMEQVLLKARGLMQKSASYGGIRKFAVAFTDKLKEEAELFLVPQTSKIVVQPQGIKTEVSEKFCWTEFLRSSGVSWEHVDELRVFLLVCGLRRVKDPLYLVDVFSEWHCENPRNVLVIIGPKMDPVITVKVEAVVKSAAVFLALSLSLLFSIIHASVSRESYRTELCHCFCRTAGVFLAQERSQQELHAAMKRCFAVVNSSISEGMSAAILEAMDLEVPVLARNIPGNAAVVQHEFTGLLYSSPQEFVHQSQRLLSDPELRKGVVRNGKLYVEEHHGLNQERKIYRQLVDTLH; via the exons ATGAAATTACTCTTTCTTGCCTGTCTCAGCCCCAGATCTGGGAACCAAACTACAGCTAAGAGAATAAG gtCCCACATTGAATCAGCTGGACACACTTGTGACCTCAGAGATGCAGCAGAATACCAGTCTCCTGCTGAGGTGGCAAACCTAGTAGCTCAAAATCCTCCATATGATGCTGCACTGGCCATTCATCTCTTTAGAGCAGGCAGACTTCTCCTGG ACATCCAACTCCCCTTTGGCGTCATCTTTGGTGGAACAGACATAAATGAAGATGTAAAAGTTGAGCAGAAGCGTGTGGTTATGGAGCAGGTGCTGCTGAAAGCCAG AGGTTTGATGCAGAAGTCAGCATCCTATGGTGGAATCAGGAA gtttgcaGTTGCATTCACTGACAAACTGAAAGAAGAGGCAGAGCTGTTTTTG GTCCCCCAGACAAGTAAAATCGTCGTCCAACCCCAAG gtATCAAGACAGAAGTGAGTGAGAAATTCTGCTGGACTGAATTCTTGAGGAGTTCAG GTGTAAGTTGGGAGCATGTGGATGAGCTGCGTGTCTTTCTGTTGGTCTGTGGCCTCAGAAGAGTCAAGGATCCCCTCTATCTGGTGGACGTGTTTTCAG AGTGGCATTGTGAGAATCCTCGAAATGTGTTGGTCATTATTGGACCAAAG ATGGATCCTGTGATAACAGTGAAAGTGGAAGCTGTTGTTAAAAg CGCAGCCGTGTTTCTTGCCCTGAGCTTGTCACTGCTGTTCAGCATCATTCATGCCTCTGTGAGCCGTGAGTCATACAGAACTGAGCTTTGCCACTGCTTCTGCAGAACAGCAGGGGTCTTCTTGGCCCAGGAGAGGAGCCAGCAGGAGCTTCATGCTGCCATGAAAAGGTGCTTCGCTGTGGTCAACAGCTCCATCTCAGAGGGCATGTCAGCAGCCATCTTGGAG GCGATGGATCTTGAGGTTCCTGTGTTGGCCAGGAACATTCCAGGAAACGCAGCTGTGGTGCAGCATGAGTTCACTGGTCTGCTGTACTCATCTCCTCAG GAATTTGTGCATCAATCACAGAGACTGTTGTCAGATCCCGAGCTGAGAAAGGGAGTTGTGAGGAATGGAAAACTCTATGTAGAAGAACATCATGGCCTGAATCAGGAGAGAAAAATCTATAGGCAGCTGGTGGACACTCTGCACTGA
- the glt1d1 gene encoding glycosyltransferase 1 domain-containing protein 1 isoform X4, which produces MKLLFLACLSPRSGNQTTAKRIRSHIESAGHTCDLRDAAEYQSPAEVANLVAQNPPYDAALAIHLFRAGRLLLDIQLPFGVIFGGTDINEDVKVEQKRVVMEQVLLKARFAVAFTDKLKEEAELFLVPQTSKIVVQPQGIKTEVSEKFCWTEFLRSSGVSWEHVDELRVFLLVCGLRRVKDPLYLVDVFSEWHCENPRNVLVIIGPKMDPVITVKVEAVVKSAAVFLALSLSLLFSIIHASVSRESYRTELCHCFCRTAGVFLAQERSQQELHAAMKRCFAVVNSSISEGMSAAILEAMDLEVPVLARNIPGNAAVVQHEFTGLLYSSPQEFVHQSQRLLSDPELRKGVVRNGKLYVEEHHGLNQERKIYRQLVDTLH; this is translated from the exons ATGAAATTACTCTTTCTTGCCTGTCTCAGCCCCAGATCTGGGAACCAAACTACAGCTAAGAGAATAAG gtCCCACATTGAATCAGCTGGACACACTTGTGACCTCAGAGATGCAGCAGAATACCAGTCTCCTGCTGAGGTGGCAAACCTAGTAGCTCAAAATCCTCCATATGATGCTGCACTGGCCATTCATCTCTTTAGAGCAGGCAGACTTCTCCTGG ACATCCAACTCCCCTTTGGCGTCATCTTTGGTGGAACAGACATAAATGAAGATGTAAAAGTTGAGCAGAAGCGTGTGGTTATGGAGCAGGTGCTGCTGAAAGCCAG gtttgcaGTTGCATTCACTGACAAACTGAAAGAAGAGGCAGAGCTGTTTTTG GTCCCCCAGACAAGTAAAATCGTCGTCCAACCCCAAG gtATCAAGACAGAAGTGAGTGAGAAATTCTGCTGGACTGAATTCTTGAGGAGTTCAG GTGTAAGTTGGGAGCATGTGGATGAGCTGCGTGTCTTTCTGTTGGTCTGTGGCCTCAGAAGAGTCAAGGATCCCCTCTATCTGGTGGACGTGTTTTCAG AGTGGCATTGTGAGAATCCTCGAAATGTGTTGGTCATTATTGGACCAAAG ATGGATCCTGTGATAACAGTGAAAGTGGAAGCTGTTGTTAAAAg CGCAGCCGTGTTTCTTGCCCTGAGCTTGTCACTGCTGTTCAGCATCATTCATGCCTCTGTGAGCCGTGAGTCATACAGAACTGAGCTTTGCCACTGCTTCTGCAGAACAGCAGGGGTCTTCTTGGCCCAGGAGAGGAGCCAGCAGGAGCTTCATGCTGCCATGAAAAGGTGCTTCGCTGTGGTCAACAGCTCCATCTCAGAGGGCATGTCAGCAGCCATCTTGGAG GCGATGGATCTTGAGGTTCCTGTGTTGGCCAGGAACATTCCAGGAAACGCAGCTGTGGTGCAGCATGAGTTCACTGGTCTGCTGTACTCATCTCCTCAG GAATTTGTGCATCAATCACAGAGACTGTTGTCAGATCCCGAGCTGAGAAAGGGAGTTGTGAGGAATGGAAAACTCTATGTAGAAGAACATCATGGCCTGAATCAGGAGAGAAAAATCTATAGGCAGCTGGTGGACACTCTGCACTGA
- the glt1d1 gene encoding glycosyltransferase 1 domain-containing protein 1 isoform X5, with protein MKLLFLACLSPRSGNQTTAKRIRSHIESAGHTCDLRDAAEYQSPAEVANLVAQNPPYDAALAIHLFRAGRLLLDIQLPFGVIFGGTDINEDVKVEQKRVVMEQVLLKARFAVAFTDKLKEEAELFLVPQTSKIVVQPQGIKTEVSEKFCWTEFLRSSGVSWEHVDELRVFLLVCGLRRVKDPLYLVDVFSEWHCENPRNVLVIIGPKMDPVITVKVEAVVKRTAGVFLAQERSQQELHAAMKRCFAVVNSSISEGMSAAILEAMDLEVPVLARNIPGNAAVVQHEFTGLLYSSPQEFVHQSQRLLSDPELRKGVVRNGKLYVEEHHGLNQERKIYRQLVDTLH; from the exons ATGAAATTACTCTTTCTTGCCTGTCTCAGCCCCAGATCTGGGAACCAAACTACAGCTAAGAGAATAAG gtCCCACATTGAATCAGCTGGACACACTTGTGACCTCAGAGATGCAGCAGAATACCAGTCTCCTGCTGAGGTGGCAAACCTAGTAGCTCAAAATCCTCCATATGATGCTGCACTGGCCATTCATCTCTTTAGAGCAGGCAGACTTCTCCTGG ACATCCAACTCCCCTTTGGCGTCATCTTTGGTGGAACAGACATAAATGAAGATGTAAAAGTTGAGCAGAAGCGTGTGGTTATGGAGCAGGTGCTGCTGAAAGCCAG gtttgcaGTTGCATTCACTGACAAACTGAAAGAAGAGGCAGAGCTGTTTTTG GTCCCCCAGACAAGTAAAATCGTCGTCCAACCCCAAG gtATCAAGACAGAAGTGAGTGAGAAATTCTGCTGGACTGAATTCTTGAGGAGTTCAG GTGTAAGTTGGGAGCATGTGGATGAGCTGCGTGTCTTTCTGTTGGTCTGTGGCCTCAGAAGAGTCAAGGATCCCCTCTATCTGGTGGACGTGTTTTCAG AGTGGCATTGTGAGAATCCTCGAAATGTGTTGGTCATTATTGGACCAAAG ATGGATCCTGTGATAACAGTGAAAGTGGAAGCTGTTGTTAAAAg AACAGCAGGGGTCTTCTTGGCCCAGGAGAGGAGCCAGCAGGAGCTTCATGCTGCCATGAAAAGGTGCTTCGCTGTGGTCAACAGCTCCATCTCAGAGGGCATGTCAGCAGCCATCTTGGAG GCGATGGATCTTGAGGTTCCTGTGTTGGCCAGGAACATTCCAGGAAACGCAGCTGTGGTGCAGCATGAGTTCACTGGTCTGCTGTACTCATCTCCTCAG GAATTTGTGCATCAATCACAGAGACTGTTGTCAGATCCCGAGCTGAGAAAGGGAGTTGTGAGGAATGGAAAACTCTATGTAGAAGAACATCATGGCCTGAATCAGGAGAGAAAAATCTATAGGCAGCTGGTGGACACTCTGCACTGA
- the glt1d1 gene encoding glycosyltransferase 1 domain-containing protein 1 isoform X6, protein MEQVLLKARGLMQKSASYGGIRKFAVAFTDKLKEEAELFLVPQTSKIVVQPQGIKTEVSEKFCWTEFLRSSGVSWEHVDELRVFLLVCGLRRVKDPLYLVDVFSEWHCENPRNVLVIIGPKMDPVITVKVEAVVKSAAVFLALSLSLLFSIIHASVSRESYRTELCHCFCRTAGVFLAQERSQQELHAAMKRCFAVVNSSISEGMSAAILEAMDLEVPVLARNIPGNAAVVQHEFTGLLYSSPQEFVHQSQRLLSDPELRKGVVRNGKLYVEEHHGLNQERKIYRQLVDTLH, encoded by the exons ATGGAGCAGGTGCTGCTGAAAGCCAG AGGTTTGATGCAGAAGTCAGCATCCTATGGTGGAATCAGGAA gtttgcaGTTGCATTCACTGACAAACTGAAAGAAGAGGCAGAGCTGTTTTTG GTCCCCCAGACAAGTAAAATCGTCGTCCAACCCCAAG gtATCAAGACAGAAGTGAGTGAGAAATTCTGCTGGACTGAATTCTTGAGGAGTTCAG GTGTAAGTTGGGAGCATGTGGATGAGCTGCGTGTCTTTCTGTTGGTCTGTGGCCTCAGAAGAGTCAAGGATCCCCTCTATCTGGTGGACGTGTTTTCAG AGTGGCATTGTGAGAATCCTCGAAATGTGTTGGTCATTATTGGACCAAAG ATGGATCCTGTGATAACAGTGAAAGTGGAAGCTGTTGTTAAAAg CGCAGCCGTGTTTCTTGCCCTGAGCTTGTCACTGCTGTTCAGCATCATTCATGCCTCTGTGAGCCGTGAGTCATACAGAACTGAGCTTTGCCACTGCTTCTGCAGAACAGCAGGGGTCTTCTTGGCCCAGGAGAGGAGCCAGCAGGAGCTTCATGCTGCCATGAAAAGGTGCTTCGCTGTGGTCAACAGCTCCATCTCAGAGGGCATGTCAGCAGCCATCTTGGAG GCGATGGATCTTGAGGTTCCTGTGTTGGCCAGGAACATTCCAGGAAACGCAGCTGTGGTGCAGCATGAGTTCACTGGTCTGCTGTACTCATCTCCTCAG GAATTTGTGCATCAATCACAGAGACTGTTGTCAGATCCCGAGCTGAGAAAGGGAGTTGTGAGGAATGGAAAACTCTATGTAGAAGAACATCATGGCCTGAATCAGGAGAGAAAAATCTATAGGCAGCTGGTGGACACTCTGCACTGA
- the glt1d1 gene encoding glycosyltransferase 1 domain-containing protein 1 isoform X7 — MEQVLLKARFAVAFTDKLKEEAELFLVPQTSKIVVQPQGIKTEVSEKFCWTEFLRSSGVSWEHVDELRVFLLVCGLRRVKDPLYLVDVFSEWHCENPRNVLVIIGPKMDPVITVKVEAVVKSAAVFLALSLSLLFSIIHASVSRESYRTELCHCFCRTAGVFLAQERSQQELHAAMKRCFAVVNSSISEGMSAAILEAMDLEVPVLARNIPGNAAVVQHEFTGLLYSSPQEFVHQSQRLLSDPELRKGVVRNGKLYVEEHHGLNQERKIYRQLVDTLH, encoded by the exons ATGGAGCAGGTGCTGCTGAAAGCCAG gtttgcaGTTGCATTCACTGACAAACTGAAAGAAGAGGCAGAGCTGTTTTTG GTCCCCCAGACAAGTAAAATCGTCGTCCAACCCCAAG gtATCAAGACAGAAGTGAGTGAGAAATTCTGCTGGACTGAATTCTTGAGGAGTTCAG GTGTAAGTTGGGAGCATGTGGATGAGCTGCGTGTCTTTCTGTTGGTCTGTGGCCTCAGAAGAGTCAAGGATCCCCTCTATCTGGTGGACGTGTTTTCAG AGTGGCATTGTGAGAATCCTCGAAATGTGTTGGTCATTATTGGACCAAAG ATGGATCCTGTGATAACAGTGAAAGTGGAAGCTGTTGTTAAAAg CGCAGCCGTGTTTCTTGCCCTGAGCTTGTCACTGCTGTTCAGCATCATTCATGCCTCTGTGAGCCGTGAGTCATACAGAACTGAGCTTTGCCACTGCTTCTGCAGAACAGCAGGGGTCTTCTTGGCCCAGGAGAGGAGCCAGCAGGAGCTTCATGCTGCCATGAAAAGGTGCTTCGCTGTGGTCAACAGCTCCATCTCAGAGGGCATGTCAGCAGCCATCTTGGAG GCGATGGATCTTGAGGTTCCTGTGTTGGCCAGGAACATTCCAGGAAACGCAGCTGTGGTGCAGCATGAGTTCACTGGTCTGCTGTACTCATCTCCTCAG GAATTTGTGCATCAATCACAGAGACTGTTGTCAGATCCCGAGCTGAGAAAGGGAGTTGTGAGGAATGGAAAACTCTATGTAGAAGAACATCATGGCCTGAATCAGGAGAGAAAAATCTATAGGCAGCTGGTGGACACTCTGCACTGA
- the LOC137135657 gene encoding LOW QUALITY PROTEIN: transmembrane protein 132C (The sequence of the model RefSeq protein was modified relative to this genomic sequence to represent the inferred CDS: deleted 2 bases in 1 codon): MNLYCQNLRILQIIFTTITAVLTQDLSSKELTDSKSPVPFPVFLPVSYEVRDADYLLLKEAGQDFMRNSSMQSHTQPFVILRASRQPAVNASYGTMSTEQLVPLDLIQSVQLFRSPEVFTFNWKIQAFVLTPRVFSSKPKVRVLFYVAGRDWGRGEGAVDELPCVTVYAFWQTQEVRGSCAMGGERGTCMAELVPAPGWFALGTEGTSRERQDPTAGNPVELYYQAQPKANGKCNSLDGSRWGGSQQQAEYVPVTPMQRIGSVRLLQVPKGMATLSRLKLGNSIVIRTSSKPLKKTDIATFYILMASSAQLTNFTLRATVKKGVTFRTATPSNSLLWDITLDMGTDGAIAVTCQRKGPIPGKRLESSLLEVLQMDFEVEELSSPVDSQVIIWKLELPSASKNKAKTEGAMRIYTTQRDFVGLAPLVMDTEILNTAVLTGKKIVMPVRTVAVEEDGVVTDVSDYTDCSSTDEDVLKVSERCDYVFVNGRETKGKVKMKVNYIYSYLSAQLELNVWMPQFPLQIDVSDTELSQIKSWRVPILTSKRTGWNSEEDDRKGKGCMLQFQHALVQVLTHFVAEQVEPRDPKAYFLGSDWQVDVTRLVRYFMKVEDPRVARLQAGRVLSGRDIGTTTIQVFSPLSDVILGKTTITVVDDKVTITELGVQLVSGLSMTLQLSPGSSKAILATTTTQEVLQTRKQEALVSAWVQFSDGNQTPLDIYDPAYYRMTVTSLDQGVVSVQGTPLAVVAEGEGEGVLVRVEMSICEACQKSKRKSTVAVGNGGLKVKFNVNCRRPYSDTSCLDSSTVSSKDNSDYGNSGKQADSQRKQRKPSQDPPLRSSSTDREESVMQKITTTIKSTERSFITSGSLGGVGKPGRLGNPSIPTSMVNVSMMSSPSDSRKGYGSDNMVVEDMGSVSFTSTVKAPGNLVNYNNFPTKVEGPRQGMSEVEIGGEEMLANRPLSDLEIGMYALLGVFCLAILVFLVNCISYVVKFRHKKPPSHGQEPTGHRHDWVWLGTDAELVMSVPGSPVQQDTQTTTTVIDIGPDKSASLSRRPSCLASVTDSPLSCMGSYRSKPMHNESLHSPTSKRKRVQFTTFSTLERHSPHLPPRENGHGIHWVGKNDSCEEELQMPIPEPGEQLYYRT; encoded by the exons ATGAACCTTTACTGTCAGAACTTGCGGATCTTACAGATAATCTTCACAACAATAACAGCAGTTCTCACACAAG ATCTGAGCAGTAAAGAGCTGACCGACAGTAAGAGCCCAGTGCCTTTTCCTGTCTTCTTACCAGTCAGCTACGAGGTGCGAGATGCTGACTACCTCTTACTAAAGGAGGCTGGTCAGGACTTCATGAGGAACTCCAGCATGCAGAGTCACACACAGCCCTTTGTCATCTTAAGAGCCAGTCGCCAGCCAGCTGTCAATGCTAGCTACGGCACTATGTCCACAGAGCAACTCGTGCCTCTAGATCTGATCCAATCTGTGCAGCTCTTCAGGTCCCCGGAGGTCTTCACCTTTAACTGGAAAATTCAGGCTTTTGTACTGACACCTCGGGTTTTCTCCTCTAAGCCCAAAGTCCGGGTGCTCTTCTATGTTGCAGGGAGGGACTGGGGCCGGGGGGAAGGAGCTGTGGATGAGCTACCGTGTGTGACAGTGTATGCTTTCTGGCAAACCCAGGAGGTCAGGGGTTCGTGTGCCATGGGAGGTGAGAGGGGAACCTGCATGGCTGAGCTGGTTCCTGCCCCTGGCTGGTTTGCGCTGGGAACAGAGGGCACCAGCAGGGAGAGACAGGACCCGACTGCAGGGAACCCTGTGGAGCTGTATTATCAAGCACAGCCCAAAGCAAATGGGAAGTGTAATTCTCTGGATGGAAGTCGTTGGGGTGGCTCACAGCAGCAAGCAGAGTATGTTCCAGTCACTCCTATGCAGAGGATCGGCAGCGTACGTCTTCTGCAGGTGCCTAAAGGAATGGCAACCCTTTCACGCCTAAAGCTTGGTAACTCCATTGTCATACGGACATCCTCCAAACCACTGAAGAAGACTGACATTGCCACCTTCTACATACTCATGGCCAGCTCTGCTCAGCTGACTAACTTCACTCTCAG aGCAACAGTAAAGAAAGGTGTGACCTTTCGAACAGCAACACCCAGTAACTCTTTACTGTGGGACATCACTCTGGATATGGGAACAGATGGAGCTATCGCTGTTACTTGTCAGAGGAAGGGTCCCATACCTGGAAAAAG GCTTGAAAGCAGTCTGCTGGAGGTGCTTCAGATGGATTTTGAAGTTGAGGAGCTGAGCAGCCCTGTTGACAGTCAGGTGATCATATGGAAGCTGGAGCTGCCGTCTGCATCCAAAAATAAAGCCAAGACTGAAGGAGCCATGCGGATCTATACCACTCAGAGAGACTTTGTCGGCCTGGCTCCTCTTGTAATG GACACAGAAATCCTGAACACTGCTGTACTGACCGGAAAGAAGATAGTGATGCCTGTGAGGACAGTAGCTGTGGAGGAAGATGGAGTTGTAACCGATGTATCTGACTACACAGACTGTAGCTCCACTGATGAAGATGTTCTCAAA GTGTCGGAGAGATGCGACTATGTTTTTGTGAATGGCAGAGAGACAAAGGGCAAAGTGAAGATGAAGGTGAACTACATATACAGCTACCTGAGTGCCCAGCTTGAACTGAACGTATGGATGCCTCAATTCCCCCTGCAGATTGATGTGTCGGACACAGAGCTGAGCCAGATCAAAAGCTGGAGGGTACCCATACTAACCTCAAAAAG AACTGGCTGGAACAGTGAAGAAGATGACAGGAAGGGGAAAGGCTGCATGCTGCAGTTTCAGCACGCCCTGGTGCAGGTGCTAACTCACTTTGTGGCAGAGCAGGTGGAGCCTCGAGATCCTAAGGCTTATTTCCTGGGCTCTGATTGGCAGGTGGATGTTACAAGGTTGGTTCGATACTTTATGAAGGTAGAGGACCCTCGAGTGGCAAGGTTGCAGGCTGGGAGAGTGTTGTCAGGACGTGACATTGGGACCACTACCATCCAG GTGTTTTCTCCACTGTCTGATGTAATCTTGGGCAAGACAACTATCACAGTTGTAGATGACAAAGTGACTATCACAGAATTGGGAGTCCAGCTTGTTTCAGGCCTCTCCATGACTTTACAGCTCAGTCCAGGAAGCAGCAAGGCTATCTTGGCTACCACAACAACACAAGAGGTTCTACAGACCCGTAAACAG GAAGCTTTGGTCAGTGCCTGGGTGCAATTCAGTGATGGCAACCAGACACCTCTTGACATTTATGATCCAGCCTACTACCGCATGACAGTGACATCTTTAGATCAGGGGGTGGTGTCAGTGCAGGGCACACCTCTGGCTGTGGTGGCAGAGGGAGAAGGTGAAGGAGTTCTGGTCAGAGTAGAGATGTCCATCTGTGAGGCCTGCCAGAAGTCCAAACGGAAAAGCACTGTGGCCGTGGGCAATGGGGGCCTCAAGGTCAAATTTAATGTGAACTGTCGGCGGCCATACAGCGATACCAGCTGCCTTGACAGTAGCACTGTTAGCAGCAAGGACAACAGTGACTATGGGAACAGTGGGAAACAGGCGGACAGTcagagaaagcaaagaaaaccaTCCCAGGATCCTCCATTACGCAGCTCAAGCACAGACAGGGAGGAGAGTGTCATGCAGAAGATTACAACCACCATCAAATCTACAGAACGAAGCTTCATAACCAGCGGCAGCCTCGGAGGAGTGGGTAAACCTGGCAGATTAGGAAACCCCAGTATTCCTACCAGCATGGTGAATGTTAGCATGATGAGCAGCCCCAGTGACAGCAGAAAAGGCTATGGCTCAGACAATATGGTAGTGGAGGATATGGGCAGTGTTAGTTTTACTAGCACTGTGAAAGCTCCTGGAAATCTGGTAAACTATAACAACTTCCCCACCAAGGTGGAGGGACCTAGACAGGGGATGTCAGAGGTAGAAATTGGTGGTGAAGAAATGTTGGCCAACAGGCCCCTCTCAGACTTGGAGATTGGCATGTATGCTCTGTTGGGTGTCTTTTGCCTTGCCATTCTGGTGTTTCTGGTAAACTGTATCTCATATGTTGTTAAGTTCAGGCATAAAAAGCCTCCGTCACATGGCCAGGAGCCCACAGGACACAGGCACGACTGGGTATGGCTTGGCACAGACGCTGAGTTAGTGATGAGCGTACCAGGTAGCCCCGTCCAGCAAGACACCCAAACTACAACCACCGTCATAGACATTGGGCCTGATAAGTCTGCCTCTTTGTCCAGGAGACCCAGCTGCTTGGCCTCTGTTACAGACTCTCCTCTCAGTTGCATGGGCTCCTACAGGAGCAAACCTATGCACAACGAGTCCCTCCACTCACCCACCAGCAAGAGAAAGAGAGTCCAGTTCACCACCTTCTCCACTCTGGAACGGCATTCGCCACATCTCCCACCGAGGGAGAATGGCCACGGCATCCACTGGGTCGGTAAGAATGACAGCTGTGAGGAGGAACTACAA ATGCCCATCCCAGAGCCTGGGGAGCAGTTATACTACAGGACCTGA